TGGCGTCCTTGTAGAACCCCGACCATTTATTGTTGCTTAAATCCGCCATGCTGTTGACCGCGAGCCCGCCCAGGCTGTGGCCGCTGACCACCACGTCCTTGCCGCTCAGGCCATGGGCGCCGGCATAGTCGGCGACATTTTTGAGCAAGCCGCCGAAGGCTTCGCCCGCATAGTTCTTGGCATAATCCTTGGGGCCAAAGGCCGCCAGCAGGTCGCTGATCACGTCGCCGATGGAGTCGGTGATCAGGCTTTCCCGTGGCCCCGAGGTGCCACGAAAGCCAATGCCAATTTCGAGCAGTTTGCCGGCGTCATCGTACTTGCCCAGCACCTCGACCTGGGCCGTGGTGTAGCCGGCCTTTTCGCCAAAGAAGGTGCCGCGCGCATCGACCTTGCCGCCATAGCCCAGGGCACTGGCGCTGATGGGCGTCCAGCCGGCTTTTTGCACCGCATCGAGCGCGGCTTTTTCCGAGTCTGGGTTCCAGGGAATGCCGGGAATCACACCTTGTGAATCCGTGCTGCCCAGCAGCGCACCCACCAGCGTGGCTGGCAAGCCAAGCCCCAGGCCGTTGTGCTGGTAACCCACGGCAAAGCCATTATCCAGGTTGTGGTAGGAATACAGCGTGATCGCCATGGCATCGGCGAACAGCGTTTTGGAGCCCTCGGTGCCGAGGTTTTTATAGTCAAAGATACCCATGGTAGTGCCTCTCTGTTGTTGGATTTGTAGAGAAAGCGAAAACACGTGTGGCAATGGAGCAGCTCTATCTGATCCCCCGCGATCCAAATGTGGGAGCGGGCTTGCTCGCGAATACGGTGGTTCAGCCAATGAATCTGTTAACTGATACACCGCTTTCGCGAGCAAGCCCGCTCCCACATAAACCCGGTCCTCACTTTAAGAAGTGTCGTCTCCTTTTAGAACGCCCAGTCGAGGCTCAACCCCACCCCGTGGACCTTGTCCTTGCTGGCCAACAGGCCGTTGTAATCAAAATTCACCCGCGCATCCTTGCTCAATGCCAGGCTGACCCGCGCACCGACCAATGCGGCATCGCGCACCATCGGCGCACTTTCTACCGCAAACGCCGGGCCGCCCGAGGCAAACGCCAGGTGCTGCTCGGAATCGGTGCTGCTCAGGTTGTGCTGCCAGCCCAGGGTGCCGGACACTTCCAACTGCTGGTGATCATTCACATTGAAGGTTTTCAAGGCGCGTACGCCCAGGGTGCTCAGCACCACATCGCGGGTGTCGTCGTGGCCTTTGAGCGCGGCGGCGTCACCCTTTTCGGTAAACCCATCAGTGTCCAAATGCACATAGGCCAGGTTGGCGAATGGTTCCAGGGCCAGCGGTTGCAGGTTGACGCGGTAAGCCGCTTCACCGAACACCTGGGTGCTGCTCGCGTCGACTTTGACCTTCTGCTTACCGGCCACATCGCCGTATTGCAGGTCACGCTTTACATCGGCGCGATGCCAGCTGTAGGTCGCCCCACCGCTCAGGCGCAAGGCACCAATCTCATGCCCGGCATAGGCACCGAAGTGGTAGCTGTCGACCGAGGCCCGGGAATGGGTGTCGTTACCCATGTTCAACGAGGTGTCGCTGTAGCCGGCGACCACACCGATACGCGTCGACTCATCCAGCGCGCCATCCACACCGGCGAGCATGCCGCCCAGCGACGTGGTGTAGCCCGCGGTGTCGCTGCGGCTATCGGTCTTGCCCCACGCGCCCAAGGCCTTGACCCAGACGTTGCCACGGCTGTCGATGGTTTCGCTGCTGGCGCCCATCTCGCCATTGCGCAGGCGTTCGCCGACGGCTTCGCGCACGTAACGGCTGTCGTTGATCAACGCACTTTGCAGCGCCGGGTAGATTTCACCGGAGAGCTGCTGGAACGCGCCTTGGGCCGAGGCCGCATTCGGTGCCAGCAACAGGCTTTCATACACCGCATTGCCTGCGCCCAACTGGTCCGCCGCTGCTGCGACCGCACGCTGGTTCGGCGTGACGGCCACACTGGCGAAGCTGTTGGTGCGTGCCACATCCAGCTGCACGCCGTTGGCGGCATAGTTGAGGGTGCCGCCGATAAACAGGTAGTTCGGCAATACCGCACCGAAGCTGCCGGTAACACCGCCTGCGGCTTGCAGGATGTTGTACTGGCGGCCGATCAGGCTTTGTGCCTGGGCGTTAGTCAGCAGTGTCGGGCTGTTTTCCAGCGCCAGGGTCACGGTGCCGCCATTGAGCGTGGCGGTGCCGCCGGCCACAATGCGGTCGCTGCTGGTGGGCGACAGCTCCACCGCGTAGGTCGAACCCGCGTCAAAGGTGACATTGCCCGCCACATTCAAGGTGCCGATGGAGTTACCCGGCGCCACGGTGCCGCCGCTTTTGGCGGTCAACGAGCCGATACGGCCCGAGCCACCGACCACACCAGCCTGGCTGACGGTGACGTCGGAGGTCACCGAGCCGTTGATTGCCAGCAAGCCCTGGTTGACCAAGGTCGGCCCGCTGTAGGTGTTGGCGCCGCTCAGCACCAGCGTGCCGATGCCTTGCTTGGTCAGGCCGCCATGGCCGGCGATGTCGTTGCTCCACACATCCAGACCGCAATGCACGTCGGTGCACAGGCGCTGGGTCGGTTTACCGGCATCCACCACCGCACCGATGCCTGGCAGGTCGGCGACAAACTGGCTGCTGCCATAGGCGCCGTCGATACGGAACTCAGCGGGAATATCTTCGGCAGTGACGAACATCCCTGGCCCGTTGACGGCTTTGCCCAGGTTGATCATGCCCCAGCCATACAGCGCGTCGATGCCCGGCGCGCCAAGGTCGGTGGCGGTGGTTTTGAGCACCGTGGCGACCTGCTCGCCGCTCATGTACGGAAAGCGCTCCATCAGCACTGCCGCGGCGCCGGCCACATGGGGCGCGGCCATGGAGGTGCCGTTTTTGTTGGCCCAGTCGCTGGTCAGGTTGCTCAGGTCGGTGCCGTTGATGATCGAACTGAAGATCTTGGTGCCGGGTGCCGACACACAGAAGCTCGCCGCATAACCGCAGCGCGACGAGAAGGTGCTGATCACATATGGGTTGGCACTCGCGGTGTCCGGGTTTTGCTGCAAGGCGGCTACCGACAGCCAGTTCGGCGCGATCTCCGGCACAAAGTACGCCAGGCCAGACATCGCGTCCGGGTTGTTGCGGTTGTAGTCGTTACCGGCGGCAAAGATGGTCAGCACGCCGCTGCGGGCGGCATCGATTGCGCCTTGGTAGGCGCCACCGGCAATCGTGCCGAGGATCGGCCGGATGTTGTTGAACTGCGCCTGGGCTTCATTGACCGTGAAGTTGGGGAACGCCGGATCGCGGCCACCCTTGGCGTATTGATCGCCAATGCCGATGCCCCAGCTGTTGTTGATGATGCGTGCGCCGCTGGCCACCAATCCATCCCAACCGGCCTTGTACACCGCGCCGTCGTTGCCGAGGATGATCCCGTCTTCCGGGCCCGGGTCGCCGTTTTCGGCGCTGAGGATTTGCGCATTGAAGGCCACGCCATGCATCGGCCCGCCGTCACGGTTACCGGCGGCAATCCCGCCGACGTGGGTACCGTGGTTACCCAGCTTGCCGTTGGAGTCCTTGGAAGGCGTACCGTCATAACGGAACGCATCGCCGGCCTTCACCGGAATATACGGGTCGGTGTATTGGCGGATGCCCTCGGTGACAATCGTCACCACCTTGTTGGGGCTGGCGAATTCCGGGTGCTGCGCATACACCGGCTGGTCAAAAATGCCCAGTTTGACGCCTTTGCCGGTGTAGCCGGCGGCATACGCGGTGTCTGAATGGATGGCGCCCAGGCCCCAATCGGCCTTGAACTCGTTGCTGCGCCAACTGGCGGCATCGCCCAGTTTGCCGGTTTCCACATAGGGTGCGGCCTGGGCGGTCCCCAGACTTGCCAGGCAGCACAGCAACGCGCCGTATGGCACGCAGCTCAAAGCCTTGAGCGGGTAGCCCGGGCCTGTGTGAGTGGCGGTATTTAACCCTGGTTTGCGTTTGTTCACGGTGACCTTCCTTAGTTTTCTTATTGCCGGTATGTGAATCACTTTTCTTCAGCGCCGCAGTGCTTAGGTGGGAGCTGGCTTGCCTGCGATAGCGTCAGTTCAGCCAAATTTTCATCGACTGACCCACCGCCATCGCAGGCAAGCCAGCTCCCACAGTTAGAACTGCCAGTTGAGGCTCAGGCCCACGCCTTGGGTTTTCTCACGCCCGCCCAACTGGCCGTTGTAATCCAGGTTGACCCGCGTGGCCTTGCTCAACACCAGGCTGGCCTGCACACCGACCAGCGCGGCATCACGCAACAACGGCGAACTGCGCACGGCAAAGGACGGCCCGCCGGCGACAAACGCCAAGTGTTCTTCGGACTCAACCGCCGTCAGGCTGTGCTGCCAGCCCAGCGAGCCGGACAGTTCCAACTGCTGATGGTCGTTCAGAGGCAGGGTTTTCAAGGCACGCAGACCGAGGGTGCTGAGCACCGCATCGCGCCGGTCGCTGCCACGCTCAAGCGCAGCCGAATCACCTTTTTCATGGAACGAATCACTGTCCAGGTGCACATAAGCCAGGTTGGCGAACGGCTCCAGCGCCAGCGGTTGCAGGTGAATGCGGTACGCCGCTTCAGTGAACAACTGCGCCGTGCGCGCATCCAGCTTGGTCTTTTGCTTGCCGCTGACTTCGCCGTACTGCAGGTCACGCTTTACGTCGCCGCGATGCCAGCTGTAGGCACCACCCACGCTGACGCGCCAGTCGCCCAGTTCACGCCCGGCGTAAGCACCCAAGTGGTAACTGTCGATGGACGCCGATGAATGGGTGCCACTGCCCATGTTCAGCGAGCTGTCGCTGTAGCCGGCCACCACACCGACGCGGGTCTGTTCATCCAGCGCGCCGTCCACACCGGCGAGCAAACCACCAATCGAGGTGGTCGAGGCTGCGGTTTCGCTGCGGCTGTCGGTCTTGCCCCAGGCGCCAAGCGCCTTGAGCCACAGGTTGCTTTCGCCGCTCACCGGCACATGGCGCAGGCGTTCGCCCACGGCATCGCGCAGTTGCAGGCTGTCGTTGATCAGCATCGCGCCAATTGCCGGGTAGATCTCACCCGACAATTGCTGCAAACCCTGGCGGGCCGTGGCCACCGAGTCCGACTGCAACAGGCTTTCATACACTGGGTTGCCTGCGCCCAGTTGCTCGGCGGCCGCCGCAACATTGCGCTGGTTACGCGTGGCGGCAACGCTGGCAAAGGTCGCACCGTTGCGCCCCACATCCAACTGCACGCCATTGGCGGCGTAATCGAGGGTGCCGCCGAGGAACAGGTAATTTGGCAGCACCTGGCCAAACTGGCCCTGAATGCCACCCGCCGCCTGGAGGATGGTGTATTGGCGGCCGATCAGGCTTTGAACCTGGCTCTGGCTAAGCAGTGTGGGGCTGTTTTCCAGCGCCAGGGTCACGGTGCCGCCGCCCAGCACGGCCTTGCCGCCTGCGACAATGCGGTCGCTGCTGGTGGGCGTCAGTTCCACCGCATAGGTGGAGCCCGCGCCCAGGCTCACATCACCGGCCACCTGCAAGGTGCCTACGGAATTGCCCGGTGCCACGGTGCCGCCGCTGGTGACGCTCAAGGCGCCAATGCGCCCGGAACCGCCGAGGGTGCCGCTGTTGTTGACGGTCACTGCCGAGGTCAGCGAGCCGTTCACCGCCAGCAGGCCGCCATTGACGCTGGTTGCACCGCGATACGTGCTGTCGCCGCTGAGCACCAGGCTGCCGGCGCCGGATTTGATCAGGCTGCCTTCATACACGCGGTTGGCCGCGGCCTGATCACGGGCAGTGCCAACGGCGTAATCGGTCTGGTCCTGCTGGCTGGCAGTCGCGCCCACGCCGTTCTGCCAGCCCTTGTCGATCAGGGTTTGCTGCCAGGCGCTGTGCTCGGCGCGGTCTTCGGCCTGGCGCTGGACCAAGGCCTGATCCGAGATGCCGTTGCTCCATACATCGCCCTGCCCGGCCGCCAGGTTGACGTTCATTGCGCCGAGCAATTGCCCCGGCCCGTGCATCGCTCGGCCGAGGTCCGGCACGCCCCAGCCGACGATGGTATTCGGTGCTTGAGTGACAGAACCGTCGAGCTGCGTGGCGGTGGTCAACAGCACCTGCAACGCCTGCTCATTGGTCATGTACGGGTAGCGCTCCATCACCAGCGCCAGCGCGCCGGTGGCATGGGGTGCCGACATCGAGGTGCCGGACTTGACCCCATAACCGCCGTCGGGAATGGTGCTGTTGATCAGCGCGCCGGGCGTGGAGATACACCAGTACTTGGCAATCCCGCACTTGTTGTATTTCTGGTTATTGGCTTTATCCAGGCCGGAGACCGCCAGCCAGTGGCCTTCCAGTTCCGGCTGGAAATACGGCAAGGCC
The window above is part of the Pseudomonas sp. KBS0710 genome. Proteins encoded here:
- a CDS encoding autotransporter domain-containing protein, with the protein product MNKRKPGLNTATHTGPGYPLKALSCVPYGALLCCLASLGTAQAAPYVETGKLGDAASWRSNEFKADWGLGAIHSDTAYAAGYTGKGVKLGIFDQPVYAQHPEFASPNKVVTIVTEGIRQYTDPYIPVKAGDAFRYDGTPSKDSNGKLGNHGTHVGGIAAGNRDGGPMHGVAFNAQILSAENGDPGPEDGIILGNDGAVYKAGWDGLVASGARIINNSWGIGIGDQYAKGGRDPAFPNFTVNEAQAQFNNIRPILGTIAGGAYQGAIDAARSGVLTIFAAGNDYNRNNPDAMSGLAYFVPEIAPNWLSVAALQQNPDTASANPYVISTFSSRCGYAASFCVSAPGTKIFSSIINGTDLSNLTSDWANKNGTSMAAPHVAGAAAVLMERFPYMSGEQVATVLKTTATDLGAPGIDALYGWGMINLGKAVNGPGMFVTAEDIPAEFRIDGAYGSSQFVADLPGIGAVVDAGKPTQRLCTDVHCGLDVWSNDIAGHGGLTKQGIGTLVLSGANTYSGPTLVNQGLLAINGSVTSDVTVSQAGVVGGSGRIGSLTAKSGGTVAPGNSIGTLNVAGNVTFDAGSTYAVELSPTSSDRIVAGGTATLNGGTVTLALENSPTLLTNAQAQSLIGRQYNILQAAGGVTGSFGAVLPNYLFIGGTLNYAANGVQLDVARTNSFASVAVTPNQRAVAAAADQLGAGNAVYESLLLAPNAASAQGAFQQLSGEIYPALQSALINDSRYVREAVGERLRNGEMGASSETIDSRGNVWVKALGAWGKTDSRSDTAGYTTSLGGMLAGVDGALDESTRIGVVAGYSDTSLNMGNDTHSRASVDSYHFGAYAGHEIGALRLSGGATYSWHRADVKRDLQYGDVAGKQKVKVDASSTQVFGEAAYRVNLQPLALEPFANLAYVHLDTDGFTEKGDAAALKGHDDTRDVVLSTLGVRALKTFNVNDHQQLEVSGTLGWQHNLSSTDSEQHLAFASGGPAFAVESAPMVRDAALVGARVSLALSKDARVNFDYNGLLASKDKVHGVGLSLDWAF
- a CDS encoding autotransporter serine protease, which codes for MITHSPRFKPFTAGSLLLLSVAAQAAYTENGQAGNPASWRSAEFQSDWGLGRMKADEAYAAGITGSGVKVGALDSGFDPNHPEASKDRYHAVSASGTYVDGKPFNTTGALNPNNDSHGTHVTGTMGAARDGVGMHGVAYNAQIYVGNTNANDSFLFGPTPDPKYFKTVYTALVDSGVRAINNSWGSQPKDVSYQTLGDLHAAYAQHYNQGTWLDAAADVAKAGVINVFSAGNSGYANASVRSALPYFQPELEGHWLAVSGLDKANNQKYNKCGIAKYWCISTPGALINSTIPDGGYGVKSGTSMSAPHATGALALVMERYPYMTNEQALQVLLTTATQLDGSVTQAPNTIVGWGVPDLGRAMHGPGQLLGAMNVNLAAGQGDVWSNGISDQALVQRQAEDRAEHSAWQQTLIDKGWQNGVGATASQQDQTDYAVGTARDQAAANRVYEGSLIKSGAGSLVLSGDSTYRGATSVNGGLLAVNGSLTSAVTVNNSGTLGGSGRIGALSVTSGGTVAPGNSVGTLQVAGDVSLGAGSTYAVELTPTSSDRIVAGGKAVLGGGTVTLALENSPTLLSQSQVQSLIGRQYTILQAAGGIQGQFGQVLPNYLFLGGTLDYAANGVQLDVGRNGATFASVAATRNQRNVAAAAEQLGAGNPVYESLLQSDSVATARQGLQQLSGEIYPAIGAMLINDSLQLRDAVGERLRHVPVSGESNLWLKALGAWGKTDSRSETAASTTSIGGLLAGVDGALDEQTRVGVVAGYSDSSLNMGSGTHSSASIDSYHLGAYAGRELGDWRVSVGGAYSWHRGDVKRDLQYGEVSGKQKTKLDARTAQLFTEAAYRIHLQPLALEPFANLAYVHLDSDSFHEKGDSAALERGSDRRDAVLSTLGLRALKTLPLNDHQQLELSGSLGWQHSLTAVESEEHLAFVAGGPSFAVRSSPLLRDAALVGVQASLVLSKATRVNLDYNGQLGGREKTQGVGLSLNWQF